GATCATCCCTTCTCTGATTATCTTTTTTATGGCTCAGCGCCATTTTGTCGATGGCATTGCCTCCGGTGCAGTGAAAGGATAGAATAATAGCAGTACAAAAAGGTTGCGCTACCTGCAGCCTTTTTTCCACTTTATCGTAGGACTGGGGAGGGATTGGCTGTGTTTACCATGTTCAAACGCGTCCGCGTCGGCCGATTGTTCTTCGGCAGCTTCGCCGTCTTCATCGCTGTGCTGCTGCTCATTTCCTCCTGGATCAGTTACAGCTTAACTTCACGGGAGTTAGCTGCGAATACCGCCAATTATCAGCAGGACTTATTAAATGAATTGAATAAGCGATTAGTCACGCAGTTGAACTCGATTGAACAAATGTCGCTGGCCGCTTCCAGAAATATTGATACCATTGGCTTCGATCCGATGGATACCGACTTATTCGAGCGAAATCGCCGCAGGAAAGACTTGAGCGATCTACTGGCCAACATTACTTACAGCACAACGATGATACAATCGATTCATTTATATACAGAACAGCCGTTTATGACGGATGCTCAAGGCCCCATTCGCATCTATGATTTGCGCCAAGTCAAGGATGAGGCCTGGTATCCAGACATCCAGAACAATGATTTCGCCTGGATTGAAGAACGTACGATTCAAGCCAACAGGGGGTCTCTGCCTGTCATTGGCTTTGCAAGAAAGCTGTACAATAACTCAGGCATCTACTACGGGCTGCTCCTGCTCAATGTAAAATCATCCGAGATCCAGAATTTGATTCGCGGGGAAACGGAAGGGCGAAGCCGGCTGTTATTCGATGCCAGCGGCCGCAAAATCGCGGCAATCGGCAATCCCAATTTGCAGGAGAGCGAACTGGAGAAAATCAAGCTCATCAAAGAGAAATCGGGGAGTGTTCATTTAACCGCTAAACAGCAAAGCGAATCCTTGCTCGTATGGAGCAAGTCACCTTCAAACTGGACATTGGTTGAGGTCACTCCATGGAAAAGCATTATTAATGGCAGTATTCGCTTAGCGCTGATACTGCTGACTGTAGGACTTTCAGCGATATTTATCGCCTCCTTCGTCACTTTCTTCATATCCAGGCAGTTTACCAATCCAATTAAATTGCTAGTGGCTTACATGGGCAAGCTGCCGGATCGCGGCTTAGTATCCGATCTGCCTATGGACTACACCAATGAATTCGGCAATTTATTCAATGGCTACCGCAAACAAATGGAACGAATCGATGAATTGCTCCAATCGTTGAAGGATCAGCATAAGCGGCAGCGCGATGCCGAAATTCAAGCGCTGCAAGCCATGATTAATCCGCATTTTCTATACAACACACTGGATCAGTTGAACTGGCTGGCGATCGATTCCGGTCAAGAGAAAATCAGCAAAATTCTATCTCTGATGGGCAAAATGTTTCGCATCGGCCTATCCAACGGGGAAACGCTGATTCCTCTCGCCGATGAGATGACGCACATGGACTGTTATTTGCAAATTCAACAAATCCGTTGGGGAGAACGCTTGGCCTTTACCATCACCATGGATGAGACCGCCAAAGATCTCTATATCCCAAGGTTAACCCTACAGCCCTTTATTGAGAATGCGATTATTCACGGTTTCCACGGCAGGAAAACAGGAGAAATCCGCGTCAGCGTGCAGCTCATTCATCAAGATATTCAATTCCTAATTTGGGACAATGGCGTCGGATTGCACCCCGATTGGAATCAGCCGAAAGCAAGGAAAACCGGCGGTTACGGGCTGCGCAATGTGCGAGAACGCATTGCCGCTTATTTCGGCCACCCGTACGGGGTCCATATTACTAGTGCAGAGGGTCAAGGTACCGAGGTGAAGATTCTGCTGCCGCAAATCCATCACAAAGACGAAGTCGAGGAGCGCTATCATGTGGAAAATACTCATTATTGATGACGACTTTCAAGTGCTGGAAGGGATGCGAAAGGCCATCCCCTGGGATGCCATAGACGCGGAATTCGCGGGTGAAGCTAGCGATGGCGCCGAAGGATTGATGATGATCCAGCAAACCCAACCGGATATCGTCATTACCGATATTTATATGCCGGTTATGAATGGCCTGGAGATGATCGAGAAGCTCCGCGAAACGAACTTTCCCGGTGAATTGATTATTCTAAGCGGCTACACAGATTTCGAATACGCCCGGCAAGCCTTGCGGCTGCAAGTGAGCGATTATTTATCGAAGCCCGTCACCGTGGAAGAACTTAGGATTGTGCTCACTAGAGTTATCAAAGAGCTGGAAGCGAAGGAATTCATCAAGATGGAACAAGAAGAAGTGAAGAAGAGGCTGCTGCTGCACGAGCCCTTCAGCCAGCAAGAATGGCTGAAGTCCGTCATCACCGGCACCTTCGCCGCCCAGAGCCTTCCGCCTGCTGAGATGGCTTACTGGCTCGATAGAAGCCATATGGTCATGGGCATCGAGCTGTTAAGTACAGTTCGCACAGCCAACCTGTCACTCATCGACTGGCATTTATTTCGCTTTGCGTTAGCCAATATTATCAGGGAAATTCTGGCCGAAGATTGGCCAGAGTCCGACTTCATTGAACTCCATAGCCACCACGCCGCCATTATGTTCCATATCGAGCCAACAATGCCCTCAGAGGAGGCGTATAAGACAATCAAAGCGGTTGGCGAGCGCATTACACATTGTGTTCGCACCTATCTGCAGTTGACCCTCCGGCTTGGAATGGGGCAAATGAAGGCATCTTGGCAGAAAATATCGGATTCTACGGAGGAAGCCTTTCTCGATCTCTTGCAGATGAGCAACACACTGCCGCCGAGCAAGCTGTCTTCTACGTCCGCTGACCTTGCTATTCGACCAATTAAGTTCTATCAGGAGCTTGCAGAAGCCATTGTTTATTCCAAAGAAGAAACGGCGGCGCAAATTGTAGAAGCCTACATTCTTCAATTACAGAGCATGCCTACGATAACGCCTGCCTATTTGCAATATTTATGCACCGAGTTGTGGACCATCTTTGCCTACTCTTTATACAGCGTCGGAACTGTACTGGATGAATTGTTTCCAGACATGAATCTCCAGTTGGAGCTGAATCAAATCCAAACGCCAACGCACTTGCAGCAATGGCTCGGCAATAAGATCCATATCATTGCCACCAGTCGGCATTGGCATGAGAATTCCAAACACAAAGAAATCGTTGATTTCATGACGCAGTATGCCCACACGCACTATGCCGAGGAGATTAATTTGGAGGACATGTCCAAACAGCTCTATTTATCCCGAAACTATTTGAATCAAATCTTCAAAAAAGCAACTGGTGAAACCTTCACCAACTATGTCATTCAGGTTCGCATGAAAAAGGCGCAAGCTCTTCTGGCCGAAGGCAAATACTTGATTTATGAGATTTCGGAGAAAGTAGGCTATAAGAACGTCCCTTATTTCAGCTCTATTTTCAAAAAGTATGCCGGTGTCAGTCCCAGCGAAATCGCGAAAAGCGGATTGTAGGCTCACATCCTGTTCGTTGTCCGACAATTGTGATCAAAAGTGATAGAAGTGTGTTCATTACCCTCCTGTTTCTTCCTGACCGTTGTTCCTATAATTAAATTGTGAAGATACTTAGGTAGCGAAAGGGGATTTCCAATGAAAGTGCAGATGAGAAAATGGAGCATGCTTGGCGTGACTGCCATGATAGCGCTGTCCCTAAGCGCGTGTGGTTCCGGAAATACAGCAAGTACGAGCAGCAGTCCCGCTGCAACAACGGCTACTAAGCCAACAGCTGCCCCTGCAAGCTCCCAACCTGTTAAGCTGCGTATTGTATGGTGGGGCTCACAAGCACGGCATGACGCTACGCTCAAAGCTCTGGATGCGTATACGAAGAAACATCCGAATGTGACTTTTGAGCCTGAGTTTTCGGGGTTTGACGGATACGCGGATAAACTAGCGACCCAAGCAGCGGCGAAGAATGCTCCTGATATTATCCAAATGGATCCCGCATGGCTTGCTGAGTACGCAGGAAGAAACCAACTGGCTGACTTATCCAAAGGCATTCGCACCGAAGATATCGACAAATCGCTCGTGGATTCCGGCAAATTCAAAGAGAAGCTGTACGCGATCCCTCTGGGCAACAATGCAACAGGTATGATTTATAACAAGAACGCTGTAGATAAACTGGGCATTACGCCTCCCAAAAACGCTTGGACCTGGGACGAGTACTTCCAATTCGGCAAAGACGCGAAAGCCAAACTGGACAAAGATAAATACGTCCTAATGGATGCGACATCCGATTATACAACATATAGCGCTTATCAAATTAGCCAAGGCAAAGACTACCCTATCACGATAGACGGCAAATTCAACATTGATAAAGACACCTATGTAAGCTTCGTCAAAAAGTATACCGAGCTTCGCACAGCCGGCGTTGTGCCGCCAGCAGAGATTGCCACCACGGATAAAGAGTCCGACGCCAAGCAGGATTTAATGAACAATGATACCGTATTGATGAAACGCAGCTTTGCCGCTCTATACCCTGGGTATGAAGGCGTTAAGCCCGGCGCTTACTCCTTCGTTACTCAACCTAAGGGCAAGCAAGCCAGCGGTTGGCTGAAACCATCCATGTTCTGGTCCGTGAGCGCAGATTCCAAGAACGCGGAAGAATCCAAGAAATTCATCGATTGGTTCGTCAATGACAGCGAAGCGGCCGATATTCTGACCACAACTAGAGGCGTACCTGTATCCAAGAAAATGCTTGATTACTTAACACCTAAACTCACCGCCGCGGATAAACTGCAGATTGAACTAATCAAGAATGTCGCTCCTGACGCCCAACCTTTCAATGCTGGAGCGAAAGGCTGGAGCAATTACACAGCGAAGGACTTCAAGAATATCGGCGAAAAAGTGATGTTCGGCAAAATAACACCGGAAGCCGCTTATGACGAGCTCGTCAAAAAAGCAAAAGAATATCAATAAAACACAGATGGATGGAGAGCCTCTAGGGGCTCTTCTTCTTCGTGTCTGAACGCAAAAAAGAACGACCCTCAACGTGAGTTAAGAGCCGTTCTTCGAGAATGCTATTTGTGCAAGCTGGAGCTTACAGTTTTACAACGTTCTCAGCTTGTGGTCCGCGGTTGCCTTGAACTACGTTGAACTCAACGCGTTGGCCTTCGTCCAAAGATTTGAAACCTTCGCCAGTGATTGCGGAGAAATGTACGAATACATCGTTGCCGCCTTCAACTTCGATAAATCCAAATCCTTTTTCTGCGTTAAACCATTTAACTGTTCCTACTGCCATGGGTAATACCTCCAAAGTTTTATTAACATGTCTTTTTTCTTGTTTCGAACAAAAAAATTACACATTGGAAAAGGTTTCATTTACTTAAATGATAACCCTTTGCAATACGCAATT
Above is a genomic segment from Paenibacillus sp. HWE-109 containing:
- a CDS encoding cold-shock protein, which codes for MAVGTVKWFNAEKGFGFIEVEGGNDVFVHFSAITGEGFKSLDEGQRVEFNVVQGNRGPQAENVVKL
- a CDS encoding sensor histidine kinase, giving the protein MFKRVRVGRLFFGSFAVFIAVLLLISSWISYSLTSRELAANTANYQQDLLNELNKRLVTQLNSIEQMSLAASRNIDTIGFDPMDTDLFERNRRRKDLSDLLANITYSTTMIQSIHLYTEQPFMTDAQGPIRIYDLRQVKDEAWYPDIQNNDFAWIEERTIQANRGSLPVIGFARKLYNNSGIYYGLLLLNVKSSEIQNLIRGETEGRSRLLFDASGRKIAAIGNPNLQESELEKIKLIKEKSGSVHLTAKQQSESLLVWSKSPSNWTLVEVTPWKSIINGSIRLALILLTVGLSAIFIASFVTFFISRQFTNPIKLLVAYMGKLPDRGLVSDLPMDYTNEFGNLFNGYRKQMERIDELLQSLKDQHKRQRDAEIQALQAMINPHFLYNTLDQLNWLAIDSGQEKISKILSLMGKMFRIGLSNGETLIPLADEMTHMDCYLQIQQIRWGERLAFTITMDETAKDLYIPRLTLQPFIENAIIHGFHGRKTGEIRVSVQLIHQDIQFLIWDNGVGLHPDWNQPKARKTGGYGLRNVRERIAAYFGHPYGVHITSAEGQGTEVKILLPQIHHKDEVEERYHVENTHY
- a CDS encoding ABC transporter substrate-binding protein codes for the protein MKVQMRKWSMLGVTAMIALSLSACGSGNTASTSSSPAATTATKPTAAPASSQPVKLRIVWWGSQARHDATLKALDAYTKKHPNVTFEPEFSGFDGYADKLATQAAAKNAPDIIQMDPAWLAEYAGRNQLADLSKGIRTEDIDKSLVDSGKFKEKLYAIPLGNNATGMIYNKNAVDKLGITPPKNAWTWDEYFQFGKDAKAKLDKDKYVLMDATSDYTTYSAYQISQGKDYPITIDGKFNIDKDTYVSFVKKYTELRTAGVVPPAEIATTDKESDAKQDLMNNDTVLMKRSFAALYPGYEGVKPGAYSFVTQPKGKQASGWLKPSMFWSVSADSKNAEESKKFIDWFVNDSEAADILTTTRGVPVSKKMLDYLTPKLTAADKLQIELIKNVAPDAQPFNAGAKGWSNYTAKDFKNIGEKVMFGKITPEAAYDELVKKAKEYQ
- a CDS encoding response regulator transcription factor — encoded protein: MWKILIIDDDFQVLEGMRKAIPWDAIDAEFAGEASDGAEGLMMIQQTQPDIVITDIYMPVMNGLEMIEKLRETNFPGELIILSGYTDFEYARQALRLQVSDYLSKPVTVEELRIVLTRVIKELEAKEFIKMEQEEVKKRLLLHEPFSQQEWLKSVITGTFAAQSLPPAEMAYWLDRSHMVMGIELLSTVRTANLSLIDWHLFRFALANIIREILAEDWPESDFIELHSHHAAIMFHIEPTMPSEEAYKTIKAVGERITHCVRTYLQLTLRLGMGQMKASWQKISDSTEEAFLDLLQMSNTLPPSKLSSTSADLAIRPIKFYQELAEAIVYSKEETAAQIVEAYILQLQSMPTITPAYLQYLCTELWTIFAYSLYSVGTVLDELFPDMNLQLELNQIQTPTHLQQWLGNKIHIIATSRHWHENSKHKEIVDFMTQYAHTHYAEEINLEDMSKQLYLSRNYLNQIFKKATGETFTNYVIQVRMKKAQALLAEGKYLIYEISEKVGYKNVPYFSSIFKKYAGVSPSEIAKSGL